In Candidatus Aegiribacteria sp., the sequence TGACTCAATGCACGCTTTCAAGATGACCGCGAAGCTTCAAGTCTGCAATACTTCTGACAAACCAATCATTCTCAGAACACTTACAAATGTTGGCCATGGAGCCGGTCGCACAACGCAGATGAGCATAGCTGAACAGACCGAAATTTTCATCTTTATGCTTAAGCACCTGTTGTAATCACGGTTACACCCCGAAGGAATGAATAGGAAAAGAAATAGGAGCGTGAGACAATTCGAATAACAACCTATGCATTTGTTCTCCGTAGAGTACGGTGGAGCGAATCTTCTCTCATTCTAACTCTCTATTCTCTTGATTATGGCAGAATATCCGCAATCGCTAAAGGTGCTCTCAGATCAAAAAGCTCTTTTTTTGGAAGTATGGAACTGTTCTCGCTGGTGGAGTTTTCCCTTTCCCGCAAATCAGGTAGAGAGCTGGATACCGTTACTGATACAACTGTTATAAATCATTTTGAACCCATTCGCGAAGATCCTGAAGCTTTTGTACACTCCTGCCTGTTTGCTGAGTGGCTACTGGCTACAATCACGGGAAGTGAACCCTCTCATCCTATGTATCATCTTATTGGAAGTGCTCTGGAGAATTTCGCGGCAGGCACTCCCTTCTGGCCTGTATTATGTTCCGGGATCGAGAGAGCGTTGAGGCTTTCCGGTTTCGCAATGGAAATTGACCGCTGCACAAAATGTGGAAAAAGTCCGGTTAATTCCTGCATGTGGGATGCCGCTTCCGGTGGAATCGTATGTAATGATTGCGACGAGCAGGCAACGCCTGTTCCCGGAGGATTCATCGAGTTCATCAGAAAATCCAGGAGTGGTAATCTGGAGAAAATTCGAAAACTCAAACTCTGGACCGGCGGATATAGACAGTGTCTCGATCTTATGAAGATTTTTGCCGAGATACATATGGAAACAACACTTAGACTGAAATCATTATCAGTGCTGGAGGATATTGAGAATGACCATTGACGGAACTGAACCTATGAGAAAACTGATCTCTCTTTCCAAAAGACTCGGATACATATTCCAGTCAGGAGAAATTTACGGTGGGCTTCAATCCTCCTGGGATTATGGCCCTCTCGGTGTTGAACTTAAGAAAAATATTGAGACCAGCTGGTGGAATTTCACTGTTAAGACAAGGCCTGATGTCGTCGGTATGGATTCTGCAATTATCACCCATCCGGATGTATGGATGGCTTCGGGACATTTGAAAAACTTTCATGATCCAATGGTTGACTGCAGAGAATGCCAAAGCAGATTTCGACTGGATCACATTGAAGGAGACAGATGCCCCGAGTGCGGAGGTGAACTCACCGAGCCAAGAAACTTCGGATTGATGTTCAAGACAAAGATGGGTGCCCTCGAAGACGAATCTGCAACTGTCTATCTGCGTCCTGAAACGTGTCAATCCATTTTCGTTAATTTCAGGAACATTGTTACCGCAACAAGACAGAAGCTTCCATTTGGTATCGCACAGATCGGAAAAGCTTTCAGAAACGAGATCACTGCAAGAAATTTCGTTTTCCGCTCACGGGAGTTTGAACAGATGGAGATGGAGTATTTCTGCCTCCCCGAAGAAGCGGAGAAATGGTTTAAGTACTGGCTTGACCAGAGAATGAAGTGGTACCTAGAACTCGGAATAAATGAGGATCATCTCAGACTGCGAACACATGAAGACAGCGAACTTGCCCATTACGCGAATTCCTGCGTTGATATAGAGTATACATTCCCTTTCGCGCCTGACGGCTGGGGTGAACTGGAGGGTATCGCCAACAGGACTGATTTTGATCTGAAGTCCCACATGCGGGAAAGCGGACAGGATCTGTCATTCCAGGATCTGTTAACCAATCAGAAAATCGTTCCATATGTCGTCGAAACCAG encodes:
- the recO gene encoding DNA repair protein RecO yields the protein MRITTYAFVLRRVRWSESSLILTLYSLDYGRISAIAKGALRSKSSFFGSMELFSLVEFSLSRKSGRELDTVTDTTVINHFEPIREDPEAFVHSCLFAEWLLATITGSEPSHPMYHLIGSALENFAAGTPFWPVLCSGIERALRLSGFAMEIDRCTKCGKSPVNSCMWDAASGGIVCNDCDEQATPVPGGFIEFIRKSRSGNLEKIRKLKLWTGGYRQCLDLMKIFAEIHMETTLRLKSLSVLEDIENDH
- a CDS encoding glycine--tRNA ligase, producing the protein MTIDGTEPMRKLISLSKRLGYIFQSGEIYGGLQSSWDYGPLGVELKKNIETSWWNFTVKTRPDVVGMDSAIITHPDVWMASGHLKNFHDPMVDCRECQSRFRLDHIEGDRCPECGGELTEPRNFGLMFKTKMGALEDESATVYLRPETCQSIFVNFRNIVTATRQKLPFGIAQIGKAFRNEITARNFVFRSREFEQMEMEYFCLPEEAEKWFKYWLDQRMKWYLELGINEDHLRLRTHEDSELAHYANSCVDIEYTFPFAPDGWGELEGIANRTDFDLKSHMRESGQDLSFQDLLTNQKIVPYVVETSGGIGRTLLAVMIDAYREEEVEGRTRVVLGLHRDLAPIKAAILPLSKKLSEQAYEVFELIRPYFPVQFDVTGSIGKRYRRMDEAGTPFCITFDFDSLEDKQVTIRERDSLDQIRIPIDTLAFKLSDLMEHGWS